In Triticum urartu cultivar G1812 chromosome 6, Tu2.1, whole genome shotgun sequence, the following proteins share a genomic window:
- the LOC125512151 gene encoding uncharacterized protein LOC125512151, translating into MAKPHAGFNTPRPSSARSAARTTAGSSSTDTTPLAPTSIPRADLSSSGAKAGVTSAIRTPSGSSSSTDLSGPFTRGSVGSSSSTDLSASTTRDIASIVKEVGKRLDYEDDSPFPTAASLHQPMLAPEGLADLAPLLELPDPDNASSTTVVSASDADAKHAMTASVDSTVTQVAAPADFTADGPLLSEMEGVLAELSGARGLSPRSKRLLLALVEVADAELNANPTAAVLHIRRAAFWRKVRVGILAATVFSVAAIDAALAFALYGARHGNDRYHHVLPPT; encoded by the exons ATGGCCAAGCCTCACGCCGGCTTCAACACCCCGCGCCCCTCCTCCGCCCGCTCCGCCGCTCGCACCACCGCGGGTTCCTCGTCGACGGACACGACTCCCCTCGCCCCCACCTCCATCCCCCGCGCTGACCTCTCCTCCTCCGGCGCCAAGGCCGGTGTCACCTCCGCCATCCGCACCCCCTCGGGCTCCTCGTCATCCACAGATCTCTCCGGGCCCTTCACCCGCGGCTCCGTGGGTTCCTCGTCATCCACGGATCTCTCCGCGAGCACCACCCGCGACATCGCCTCCATCGTCAAG GAGGTGGGCAAGCGCCTGGACTACGAGGACGACTCCCCCTTCCCCACCGCCGCCTCCTTGCATCAGCCGATGCTCGCGCCCGAGGGCCTTGCCGACCTCGCGCCCCTGCTCGAGCTTCCCGACCCCGACAACGCCTCCTCCACCACCGTCGTCTCCGCCTCTGACGCTGACGCGAAACACGCGATGACCGCTTCCGTCGACTCCACTGTCACCCAG GTTGCAGCGCCTGCCGACTTCACCGCCGATGGCCCCCTGCTCTCGGAGATGGAGGGCGTCCTCGCCGAGCTGAGCGGCGCCCGCGGCCTCAGCCCGCGCTCAAAGCGCCTCCTCCTCGCGCTCGTTGAGGTCGCCGACGCGGAGCTCAATGCCAACCCCACGGCCGCTGTCCTCCACATTCGCCGCGCTGCCTTCTGGAGGAAAGTGCGGGTCGGGATCCTCGCCGCGACGGTCTTTTCCGTCGCCGCGATcgacgccgcgctggccttcgcgCTCTACGGAGCCCGCCATGGCAACGACCGGTACCACCACGTACTGCCCCCTACCTGA